A single region of the Pseudomonas mandelii genome encodes:
- a CDS encoding AraC family transcriptional regulator has product MDALSQTLRVVRLVGAIFINARFTAPWCYQSPSADTAAPFLEPGAERVVIFHLITEGECYVEMGNAAPLRLTAGDVVVFPQGDAHRMSSQPGLTPVTGKRLDVVLARRPRQLSYGGGGAVTRLVCGYLACDTRLAGMLLTGLPAVVRVNVRGSNAGIWLESSVRYALAEARSPRPGGEGVLAKLAEVLFIEVLRLYMNERGEGRTGWLAGVGDRIVGAALNALHKKPCHAWTLDELARTAGTSRSVLAERFAQLVGSSPMQYLTQWRMLLAANLLRSSNSSLMRIAEEVGYQTDTAFSRAFRREYGAPPAAWRRNQEKKPMARGAQPVSH; this is encoded by the coding sequence ATGGACGCCCTGTCCCAAACCCTGCGCGTCGTCCGCCTGGTCGGCGCGATTTTCATCAATGCCAGGTTCACGGCGCCCTGGTGCTACCAGTCGCCCAGTGCCGACACGGCGGCCCCCTTTCTGGAGCCCGGCGCCGAGCGGGTGGTGATATTCCACCTGATCACCGAAGGCGAGTGCTATGTCGAGATGGGAAACGCTGCGCCGCTGCGCCTGACCGCCGGCGATGTGGTGGTATTCCCTCAGGGCGATGCCCATCGCATGAGCTCGCAACCGGGGCTGACGCCGGTCACCGGCAAGCGGCTGGACGTGGTGCTGGCGCGCCGTCCACGGCAACTGAGTTACGGCGGAGGCGGCGCGGTCACGCGGCTGGTGTGCGGTTATCTGGCCTGCGATACGCGGTTGGCGGGCATGTTGCTGACGGGATTGCCGGCGGTGGTCCGGGTCAATGTGCGCGGCTCCAATGCCGGAATCTGGCTGGAATCATCGGTCCGTTATGCCTTGGCCGAAGCACGCTCGCCCAGGCCCGGGGGCGAAGGTGTATTGGCGAAACTCGCCGAGGTGTTGTTCATCGAGGTGTTGCGCCTGTACATGAACGAGCGCGGTGAAGGCCGGACCGGCTGGCTGGCGGGTGTGGGTGACCGGATCGTCGGTGCCGCCCTGAATGCGCTGCACAAAAAACCCTGTCACGCCTGGACCCTGGATGAACTGGCGCGAACCGCCGGCACCTCAAGGTCGGTGTTGGCGGAACGCTTTGCACAGTTGGTGGGGAGTTCGCCGATGCAGTACCTGACGCAGTGGCGGATGTTGCTGGCGGCGAACCTGTTACGCAGCAGTAACAGTTCGTTGATGCGGATTGCCGAAGAGGTGGGCTACCAGACCGACACGGCCTTCAGCCGTGCCTTTCGTCGAGAGTACGGCGCGCCACCGGCGGCGTGGCGGCGCAATCAGGAGAAAAAACCAATGGCCC
- a CDS encoding DUF4242 domain-containing protein: MPKFVIEREIPGAGTLSERDLKAASQKSCRALRDLPQVQWLQSYVTGDKLYCVYISPSEALIQEHARQSGFPANRISQVMNIIDPTTAE, translated from the coding sequence ATGCCAAAGTTCGTCATAGAACGCGAGATTCCAGGTGCTGGAACACTGTCAGAAAGGGATTTGAAAGCCGCTTCGCAAAAGTCCTGCCGGGCATTGCGCGATTTGCCGCAGGTGCAGTGGCTTCAGAGTTATGTCACGGGTGACAAGTTGTACTGCGTATACATCTCGCCGAGCGAAGCGCTGATCCAGGAGCACGCGAGGCAGAGCGGTTTCCCGGCCAACCGCATTTCCCAGGTGATGAACATCATCGATCCGACCACGGCGGAGTAA
- a CDS encoding class I SAM-dependent methyltransferase codes for MSTPLDLTALKNRQMVSWASGDYAVIGTTLQIVGEQLAEACDLLCDERVLDVAAGNGNATLAAARRGCNVTSTDYVAALLERGEDRARAERLEVTFQVADAEALPFEDASFDAVLSTFGVMFTPDQAKAASELARVCRPGGRIGLANWTPEGFVGQMFKTLGKHLPPPPGAQPPSNWGTEAWLHSHFDERDFQVQVTRRTFNFRYRSAAHFIDTFRTWYGPVHKAFAALSPEGAQAFESDLTELINRMNRAGEKSVVVPSEYLEVVITRR; via the coding sequence ATGAGCACCCCCCTTGATCTCACTGCCCTGAAAAACCGCCAGATGGTCTCCTGGGCCAGCGGCGATTACGCCGTGATCGGCACCACCCTGCAAATTGTCGGCGAGCAACTGGCTGAAGCCTGTGACTTGCTCTGCGACGAACGCGTGCTGGACGTGGCCGCCGGCAACGGCAATGCGACGCTCGCCGCTGCACGCCGAGGTTGCAACGTCACCTCGACCGACTACGTGGCGGCGCTGCTGGAGCGCGGCGAAGACCGGGCCCGGGCCGAGCGCCTGGAGGTGACCTTCCAGGTCGCCGACGCCGAGGCGCTGCCGTTCGAAGACGCCAGCTTCGATGCGGTGCTCTCGACCTTCGGCGTGATGTTCACGCCGGATCAGGCCAAAGCGGCTTCAGAACTGGCGCGGGTCTGCCGTCCTGGCGGTCGCATCGGCCTGGCCAACTGGACGCCTGAAGGTTTTGTCGGCCAGATGTTCAAGACTCTGGGCAAACACCTGCCGCCACCGCCAGGCGCACAACCGCCTTCAAACTGGGGAACCGAAGCCTGGTTGCACTCGCACTTCGATGAGCGTGACTTTCAGGTCCAGGTGACGCGCCGCACCTTCAACTTCCGTTATCGCTCGGCGGCGCACTTCATCGATACGTTTCGCACCTGGTACGGCCCGGTCCACAAGGCCTTCGCGGCGCTGTCTCCCGAGGGAGCCCAAGCCTTTGAAAGCGACCTGACTGAGCTGATCAACCGGATGAACAGAGCGGGAGAGAAATCGGTGGTGGTGCCGAGTGAATACCTGGAGGTCGTCATCACCCGACGTTAA
- a CDS encoding universal stress protein, translating to MSGQSRFMLVASPLMEHSPAFDRAAALAKAEDAALHIVAFDYLEGLATASLVNEKALEQMRLGYVDRHRQWLEEQARPLRKIGVHVTTEVAWVERPLEEILIHLKEQPMDVLIKALEHESLLSRLLFTPLDVHLLRECPVPLHFVSHAVHALPRKVVAAVDPFHRDDHYKTFNDRILHEASKLASACNAELDVVYAYDLSSISADEFGFDNGSAFFNSGKAKTLFDYQEDAFNELAERNGIAPEQRHMIMGNPAKVLTRYVDAYDVDVIVMGRVGHRGLGRLIGSTVEHLLYKMPCSVWVVYTERVDE from the coding sequence ATGTCTGGTCAATCACGCTTCATGCTGGTCGCCTCGCCACTGATGGAACACAGCCCCGCCTTCGACAGAGCCGCGGCGCTGGCCAAGGCTGAAGATGCGGCGTTGCACATCGTGGCGTTCGATTACCTGGAAGGCCTGGCCACCGCCAGCCTGGTCAACGAAAAGGCCTTGGAACAAATGCGTCTGGGCTACGTTGATCGACACCGCCAGTGGCTCGAAGAACAGGCCCGTCCCCTGCGCAAGATCGGCGTCCACGTCACCACTGAGGTGGCGTGGGTCGAACGCCCGCTGGAAGAAATCCTGATTCACCTCAAAGAGCAGCCGATGGACGTGCTGATCAAGGCGCTGGAGCACGAATCACTGCTGTCGCGGTTGTTGTTTACCCCGCTCGACGTGCATTTGCTGCGTGAATGCCCGGTGCCGCTGCATTTTGTCAGCCATGCCGTTCACGCCCTGCCACGCAAGGTTGTCGCGGCGGTCGATCCTTTTCATCGCGATGATCACTACAAAACGTTCAATGACCGGATCCTGCACGAAGCGTCGAAGCTGGCGAGTGCCTGCAACGCCGAGCTGGACGTGGTCTACGCCTATGACCTTTCCTCGATCAGCGCAGACGAGTTCGGCTTTGACAACGGCTCGGCGTTTTTCAATTCCGGCAAGGCCAAGACCCTGTTCGACTACCAGGAGGACGCCTTCAACGAATTGGCCGAGCGCAACGGCATCGCGCCCGAGCAGCGGCACATGATCATGGGTAACCCGGCCAAGGTCCTGACCCGCTATGTCGACGCCTACGACGTCGACGTGATCGTCATGGGCCGGGTCGGCCATCGCGGTCTGGGCCGGTTGATCGGCAGCACAGTGGAACACCTGCTGTACAAAATGCCCTGCAGCGTGTGGGTGGTGTACACCGAGCGGGTGGATGAGTAA
- a CDS encoding GNAT family N-acetyltransferase, whose translation MKPQIRPATAADASAISQVIIQSLRQSNALDYPPDIIEQVEKSFSTESIRTLLTQRQVFVAMINSHIVATASLDRDVVRSVFVDPTQQGRGLGRQLMATIECIAAEAKIEVLRVPSSITAEAFYFKLGFRKVRDEFHGAERTIIMERRLTSL comes from the coding sequence ATGAAACCGCAAATACGGCCCGCCACCGCAGCTGACGCGTCCGCCATCAGCCAGGTCATCATCCAGTCGCTGCGCCAGTCCAATGCCCTGGACTACCCACCCGACATCATCGAGCAGGTGGAGAAGAGCTTTTCCACCGAGTCCATTCGCACGCTGCTGACCCAACGCCAGGTTTTCGTCGCAATGATCAACAGTCATATCGTGGCCACGGCCAGCCTTGATCGCGATGTGGTGCGCAGCGTCTTTGTCGACCCGACTCAACAAGGACGCGGCCTCGGGAGGCAATTGATGGCCACGATCGAGTGCATCGCCGCCGAAGCCAAAATCGAGGTCTTGCGCGTCCCCTCCTCCATCACCGCAGAAGCCTTCTACTTCAAGCTGGGCTTTCGAAAAGTCCGCGACGAATTCCACGGAGCCGAGCGCACGATCATCATGGAACGGCGACTGACCTCCCTCTGA
- a CDS encoding DUF488 domain-containing protein — protein MAIHIVRLGSPRLPDEGLRIGTVRRPPRGVPKAEFARRDFYDVWQPLLSPSAELVAEAKAATDDKAWEAFRRKFKAEMNHPAPSQLLDLLAALSHQTALAVGCYCEDEAHCHRSVLRELLAARGAQIA, from the coding sequence ATGGCCATCCATATCGTTCGACTCGGCTCGCCGCGCCTGCCTGATGAAGGGTTGCGGATCGGCACGGTACGCCGCCCCCCTCGTGGTGTACCGAAGGCCGAGTTCGCCCGTCGGGACTTTTATGATGTGTGGCAGCCACTGCTGTCGCCGAGTGCGGAACTGGTGGCCGAAGCCAAAGCGGCCACCGATGACAAAGCCTGGGAGGCCTTTCGGCGCAAGTTCAAGGCGGAAATGAACCACCCGGCGCCCAGTCAACTGCTGGATCTGCTGGCCGCCCTCTCCCATCAAACCGCGCTGGCGGTTGGGTGTTATTGCGAGGATGAAGCGCATTGCCATCGTTCTGTGTTGCGGGAGTTGCTGGCAGCACGCGGCGCACAGATTGCCTAG
- the pcsA gene encoding phosphatidylcholine synthase, with protein sequence MISTLHIARLKAWGAHGFTATGVVTAFLATLALLENQATNCLLWLGVALIVDGLDGALARKVNVQSVLPSFDGSILDLVIDYLTYVFIPALFIYRYIPLPDYTLLLTVSLILVSSLFCFCNVNMKSKDNYFQGFPAAWNVVALCLYIIAPSPWITFLTIIGLALLTVTRMKFLHPFRVRKFMPINIAVTAIWLLCSLSLVVNHPVINPMVMGLWLLMSAYFLGICIWRTAMEWFDGSRQK encoded by the coding sequence GTGATATCCACCCTACACATCGCCAGACTCAAAGCATGGGGCGCCCATGGTTTTACCGCCACCGGCGTGGTCACTGCCTTCCTCGCCACCCTCGCCTTGCTGGAAAACCAGGCCACCAACTGCCTGCTGTGGCTGGGCGTGGCCCTGATCGTCGATGGGCTGGACGGTGCCCTGGCACGCAAGGTCAATGTGCAGTCGGTGTTGCCGAGTTTCGATGGATCGATTCTCGATCTGGTGATCGACTACCTGACGTATGTGTTCATCCCCGCGCTGTTCATCTATCGCTACATCCCCTTGCCGGACTACACGCTGCTGCTGACCGTGTCGCTGATTCTGGTTTCGTCGCTGTTTTGCTTCTGCAACGTCAACATGAAAAGCAAAGACAATTACTTCCAGGGCTTCCCCGCCGCCTGGAACGTCGTGGCCCTGTGCCTGTACATCATCGCCCCGTCGCCATGGATTACCTTCCTGACGATCATTGGCCTGGCCTTGCTGACCGTGACCCGCATGAAGTTCCTGCACCCGTTTCGCGTGCGCAAGTTCATGCCGATCAACATTGCCGTGACCGCCATCTGGCTGCTGTGCAGCTTGTCGCTGGTGGTCAATCACCCGGTCATCAACCCGATGGTCATGGGGCTTTGGCTGCTGATGTCGGCTTACTTCCTGGGGATCTGCATCTGGCGCACCGCCATGGAGTGGTTCGACGGATCGCGCCAAAAGTAA
- a CDS encoding tellurite resistance TerB family protein, producing the protein MNTSDLLEQLLRAGQGSRERQGGASAQGGIDGGLGGLLGGLLGGGGGSATGGGGLGGLLGGLLGGGSPLGGSTRTRSSGGTNYAALASLGMMAFQAYQAWQRSQAAAPQQAPRTVDLLSGPEVEEHSHAVLRALIAAAKADGRIDDAEKQMISTELGRHTEDPQLQQWLDDEVARPLDAADVAQSATDPGMASEMYLASVMLVDDQQDAERNYLDELAAALKIDPELQVHLEQQAKGGAV; encoded by the coding sequence ATGAACACCAGCGATTTGCTCGAACAACTCCTGCGGGCCGGCCAGGGCTCCAGGGAGCGACAGGGTGGCGCATCTGCCCAGGGCGGCATCGACGGCGGTCTGGGCGGGTTGCTTGGCGGCTTGTTGGGCGGTGGCGGTGGTTCAGCCACGGGCGGGGGCGGATTGGGTGGTTTGCTCGGTGGCCTGCTCGGCGGCGGCTCACCGCTGGGCGGCTCGACCCGCACCCGCTCAAGTGGCGGCACCAACTATGCGGCCCTGGCTTCGCTCGGGATGATGGCCTTCCAGGCGTATCAGGCATGGCAACGCAGTCAGGCGGCTGCGCCGCAACAGGCACCGCGTACTGTAGACCTTTTGTCCGGCCCGGAAGTCGAGGAGCACAGCCATGCTGTGCTGCGGGCGTTGATTGCTGCAGCGAAGGCCGACGGCCGGATCGACGACGCCGAGAAACAGATGATCAGTACCGAACTGGGACGTCACACCGAAGACCCGCAATTGCAGCAATGGCTGGATGACGAAGTGGCCCGGCCGCTGGATGCCGCCGATGTGGCGCAGTCGGCGACGGATCCTGGCATGGCGTCAGAGATGTACCTGGCCAGCGTGATGCTGGTGGACGATCAGCAGGATGCCGAGCGCAACTATCTGGATGAGCTGGCGGCGGCGCTGAAGATTGACCCTGAGCTGCAAGTGCATCTGGAGCAGCAGGCCAAGGGTGGTGCGGTTTAG
- a CDS encoding cupin domain-containing protein, which translates to MRTVHVIEQSPAPVNVVGEAITILAGGDLSKPFEMHIQEGVQGGGPPLHFHPWDEAFYVVDGQVEVTVAGKSTTVSAGGYVHIPGGSIHAYKNISPTAKMIGVVSDPRGGQFFAAVDQLRVPEDLPRILEIAEAYGVIFLVPKPAV; encoded by the coding sequence ATGCGAACGGTGCACGTCATCGAGCAATCGCCGGCACCCGTAAATGTCGTGGGCGAGGCGATCACCATCCTCGCGGGCGGCGACCTCAGCAAGCCCTTTGAGATGCATATTCAGGAAGGCGTGCAAGGTGGAGGGCCGCCGCTGCACTTTCATCCGTGGGACGAGGCGTTCTATGTGGTCGACGGCCAGGTCGAAGTGACCGTGGCGGGCAAGTCCACCACCGTCTCGGCCGGGGGGTATGTGCATATCCCCGGGGGTTCGATTCATGCCTACAAGAACATCAGCCCTACCGCGAAGATGATTGGCGTGGTGTCGGATCCGCGGGGCGGGCAGTTTTTTGCGGCGGTGGATCAATTAAGGGTTCCGGAGGATTTACCGCGGATACTGGAGATTGCCGAAGCGTACGGGGTTATTTTCCTGGTGCCCAAACCGGCAGTTTGA
- a CDS encoding iron-containing redox enzyme family protein, with amino-acid sequence MTALTRLESRPAHEHPIPAAGSLKQAYEHLLLGVDSEQRRALARSFLEVQLEHATHLPQEMPTDLSALQSFVEHHSVDVARQYADYLQQRKEGGPRQFFTNKAHALFFLQAVAPTKLVDGAWLYGLLRQWRDPRFEGLICTYLEELGDGNPAQNHVVIYRKLLAEHGLQDPGVIADEHYLQGAIQLALGESADEFLPEVIGYNLGYEQLPLHLLISAYELSELGIDPYYFTLHVTIDNASTGHAQKAVQSVLQLLPVEGDREDFLRRVALGYRLNDLGQGSRAIIESFDLDAELLNMLERKRPFGQHMHSDYCRFEGKTVNQWLSAPEQLPGFLAAMEKKGWIKRGQDPQASRFWQLIEGDGAAMFGVFSPYEKQLLHDWIAGNWTPERSATAVRRGTSVATEPPVPDNDPDIQSLQTSLEGLAAHEQMPVLIPWLSAHRHSHPAGLMATRRFIELKSSLR; translated from the coding sequence ATGACTGCCCTGACACGACTTGAATCGCGGCCCGCCCACGAACACCCGATCCCGGCCGCCGGGAGCCTTAAACAAGCCTATGAACACCTGCTGCTGGGCGTCGACTCCGAGCAACGGCGTGCTCTGGCGCGAAGCTTTCTAGAGGTGCAGCTGGAACACGCCACCCACTTGCCTCAAGAAATGCCAACGGACCTGTCGGCCCTGCAATCGTTCGTCGAACACCACAGCGTCGACGTTGCCCGCCAATACGCCGACTACCTGCAACAACGCAAAGAAGGCGGGCCCCGGCAGTTTTTCACTAACAAGGCCCACGCGCTGTTTTTCCTGCAAGCCGTGGCCCCGACCAAACTGGTCGACGGCGCCTGGTTGTACGGCCTGTTGCGTCAGTGGCGCGACCCGCGTTTCGAAGGGCTGATCTGCACCTATCTGGAAGAGCTCGGCGACGGCAACCCGGCGCAGAATCATGTGGTGATCTACCGCAAGCTGCTCGCCGAACATGGTCTGCAAGACCCTGGGGTGATCGCCGACGAGCATTACCTGCAGGGCGCGATACAACTGGCGCTGGGCGAATCCGCCGACGAGTTTTTGCCGGAGGTGATCGGCTACAACCTGGGCTACGAACAGCTGCCGTTGCACCTGCTGATCAGCGCCTATGAACTCAGCGAATTGGGCATCGATCCGTATTACTTCACCCTGCACGTGACCATCGACAACGCCAGCACCGGCCACGCGCAAAAAGCCGTGCAGTCGGTGCTGCAACTGCTGCCGGTGGAAGGCGATCGCGAAGACTTTCTGCGTCGGGTCGCGCTGGGTTATCGACTCAATGATCTGGGGCAGGGCAGTCGCGCGATCATCGAATCGTTCGACCTCGACGCCGAGTTGCTCAACATGCTTGAGCGCAAGCGTCCGTTCGGCCAGCACATGCATTCCGACTACTGCCGTTTTGAAGGCAAGACCGTCAACCAATGGCTGTCCGCGCCGGAGCAGTTGCCAGGGTTCCTTGCCGCCATGGAAAAAAAGGGCTGGATCAAGCGCGGACAGGATCCTCAGGCCAGTCGCTTCTGGCAGTTGATCGAGGGGGATGGTGCCGCCATGTTCGGCGTATTCAGCCCCTATGAAAAACAGCTGCTGCATGACTGGATTGCCGGCAACTGGACGCCTGAGCGCTCAGCCACAGCGGTCCGCCGAGGCACGAGTGTCGCGACAGAACCGCCAGTGCCCGACAACGACCCGGATATCCAGAGCCTGCAAACCTCGCTGGAGGGGCTTGCCGCACACGAGCAGATGCCCGTGCTGATCCCGTGGTTGTCGGCCCATCGGCATTCCCATCCAGCCGGCCTGATGGCTACGCGACGGTTCATCGAACTCAAATCCAGCCTGCGATAG
- a CDS encoding methyltransferase, whose protein sequence is MNQEEQLGAADLALVQLGRRLQADGYRFITPTPLTHQRVNDRAFGQNARTLRDVFGWSRSFEPGLLSTDEQRQLQEAGVLQESNGRLKSRVRWSSLDDLLFVHSGFPTDAADAVFFGPDSYRFAQLIHAHLQQSFAPIRRAVDIGCGAGVGAIVIARARREAEVLAVDINPAALRLTAVNAALAEVANVTVEASDVLQDVDGQFDLIVANPPYMADPTERAYRHGGGALGAQLSLRIVEQALLRLAPGGSLVLYTGVAMIDGQDPFLEALTPRLESPMFGWTYRELDPDVFGEELLTPGYQRVERIAVVALIVTRIGPGIGGRVEPTGAP, encoded by the coding sequence ATGAATCAGGAAGAACAACTGGGCGCTGCCGATCTGGCGCTGGTGCAGCTGGGGCGCCGTTTGCAGGCCGATGGTTACCGGTTTATCACCCCGACGCCGCTCACGCACCAGCGGGTCAACGACCGTGCCTTTGGGCAAAACGCCCGGACCTTGCGCGACGTGTTCGGCTGGTCGCGCTCATTCGAACCGGGCCTGCTGTCGACCGATGAACAGCGGCAGTTGCAGGAGGCGGGCGTGCTGCAAGAAAGCAACGGCCGACTGAAAAGCCGCGTGCGCTGGTCCAGCCTCGATGATTTGCTGTTCGTGCACTCGGGGTTTCCCACCGACGCGGCGGACGCGGTGTTTTTCGGACCGGACAGCTACCGGTTTGCGCAGCTGATCCACGCTCATCTTCAACAATCCTTCGCGCCGATCCGGCGCGCCGTCGACATTGGTTGCGGCGCGGGTGTCGGGGCGATTGTGATTGCCCGCGCACGCCGTGAAGCCGAGGTGCTGGCCGTCGATATCAATCCCGCGGCGCTGCGTTTGACGGCGGTCAACGCGGCCCTGGCGGAAGTCGCTAACGTCACGGTCGAGGCCAGCGATGTGCTGCAGGACGTCGACGGCCAGTTCGACCTGATCGTCGCCAATCCGCCCTACATGGCCGACCCCACCGAGCGCGCTTACCGGCATGGTGGCGGCGCTCTCGGTGCGCAGTTATCGTTGCGCATTGTCGAGCAGGCGTTGCTTCGACTGGCGCCCGGTGGCTCTTTGGTGCTGTACACCGGGGTGGCAATGATCGATGGCCAGGATCCGTTTCTTGAGGCACTGACCCCGCGCCTTGAATCGCCGATGTTCGGCTGGACCTATCGCGAACTCGATCCCGATGTGTTCGGTGAAGAGTTGCTGACGCCCGGCTATCAACGGGTGGAGCGGATTGCGGTCGTGGCCTTGATCGTCACGCGCATCGGCCCCGGCATTGGGGGACGCGTCGAGCCAACAGGTGCGCCATGA